The DNA segment CGCTCGGACGGACGCCCGATGAGATCGCCCGCACCATCCGAGCGCTGCGCAGGCACGATCTGGTGGTGAAGGTCCTCACCCGCGGCGCGCCGCACCTGGAGAGCGCGCGCGGGTAGGCCCGGTCAGCGCTTCGGGCTCGGTGGGCGGCGTCGCTCCCAGGCGTCGGCGATGTGCGAGCGCATCGCGGCTTCCGCCTCGTCGGGGTCGCCGGTCTCGATGGCCGCGAAGACGCGCTCGTGCTCCTCGAGCGTCGTCTCGAGGCGGCTGTGCAAATGGAAGCGGTCGCTTTCGCGTGCCTGGTCGAAGAGGATCCCGACGATGTTGACCGCGAGGCGATTCGCACTCATCTCGCCGACGGCCTGGTGGAACACGACGTCGGCAGCGTTGAACGCCGGCTCGTCTTCGATGGTGTCGCGCATGAGCTGCATTGCGGTACGGAGGCGCTCGAGGTCCGCCTCGGAACGGTGCGCCGCGGCATCACGAGCGATCACGCCCTCGAGCGACGCGCGGACCGTGCTCAGGTCGTCGAGAATCCCGAGCGTCGCGTCGTTCGCGACGAGCGCCGACAGCACGGTCGCGTCGACCAGGTTCCAGGATGCCGCGGGCAGCACCTGCGTCCCGCGTCCCTGGGCGACCGTGACGAGGCCCTTCTCCTCGAGGCGC comes from the Agromyces marinus genome and includes:
- a CDS encoding FadR/GntR family transcriptional regulator, which translates into the protein MPTDAAAPYPTIAARARTPRLGVTVVTDLVSAIVRGDLAPGSSLPPEAVLCEQFGVSRTVIRESVKRLEEKGLVTVAQGRGTQVLPAASWNLVDATVLSALVANDATLGILDDLSTVRASLEGVIARDAAAHRSEADLERLRTAMQLMRDTIEDEPAFNAADVVFHQAVGEMSANRLAVNIVGILFDQARESDRFHLHSRLETTLEEHERVFAAIETGDPDEAEAAMRSHIADAWERRRPPSPKR